In Maridesulfovibrio sp., the following proteins share a genomic window:
- a CDS encoding class I adenylate cyclase, which translates to MAAIETHDTLLDELRRLTLYPPEERQLAELRYKLEGKFSRAENNPEGLEAAKYGVLLHAMAIKAIVKEAEDSSAISYSPDVSDSTAAICLDYLAQMGICGRNLAALILCHRALPFSRVKEWFASQQDETAIAVADRLLVVNPGDVPERIKFARSQLDKVSELSILESMSFFSRNGTRKGELSLHTLGKFMTGNYGKTCREKLHNPDSLEEISSCTETMPPYPDREIVKDISFHLKTMDPIIMEKVLRAVERLADEIDDDLLKEIMPLAKSPSLPLAKAGMDIMVKFGGTKRGRIFVQLFNEAPKLRAELINRVPLLNSDSFARFMKEIPSTFHVPVLAVLFSTISEEDPQCFGNILSNVLKQSRSNKAGGLKALLVRTMETEAFNEPPRPEMIAGKSIPGVDFIKSGGPIVLNIEKKEQESTGFKRIFGKNEVQSDGLPDIYTDGQITNQRLHKLNKWKSISQGLTFQNCTFEACELRDAFMEECSFKGCVFEACSFADAVFLESKFTNCTFKNSSLNGSIFYDCSLKDCIFQNSHFDSAVTFLSEFKSCSFKTVATPKAYFCRTRFLTCLFDICDFRGTYFYKGTVKACDFNLSDFNSALFKDSSVAGSNFEECSMKECQAMNVKTNSPELLKSMQRYLAHRLNKRENLKKRSIGFGKTDEYSRGVLYKAIKRWFVLKDIERNQTLFTDNNKRRLDWAASKLNKRGRIFLQILPALLHTNIFEIKSGMDSNGSEAKISNYEITSQTAELLENVFPELKYEESRIGAIPIEAFMSIGSTGTIAQTADSDLDSWVCCDFRGISSDRREKLNEKLQKIEEWAQEEFALEIHFFTMDVREVRNNQFGLSDEESSGSAQSAILKEEFYRTALLLAGKPPLWWFSPPEADDRTYENCRKRIRLLKGKSFCVDLGNIPNIPMEEFFGASLWQIVKGIKSPFKAIMKFGLLELYTSDSKYSLLCEKLKKNVQQGSRSIFSTDPYMLLYQELAEFYTKRDQDEKAWLTAMALRLKCGLVGENKVEKDSARPEDIELVEFNVNLSQKSPQGMIDGFNNLSDFSSVTELGKQINQFMVNTYMKVRGEQEKFPGVAITPEDLTRLGRVIFSAFARRKDKILRLSLPGPKTHFFNTIIISRSENEITWHLQGEYMDESGSRKIQTKIESGKDLNFMLVWLALNRLYNREMQIKTDISSGPLREREVKKLIQDLMVFFPEKDTFNIRIEETLNTERITKGFFIVNLCIPPENKRIQEVHFVYSTNWGEVFCKQLKVNRKLIETPEQYLKDDMGSLYHGEIELGQFLPSHAECPFLKIPVRLGH; encoded by the coding sequence ATGGCTGCGATTGAAACACATGATACCCTGCTTGATGAGCTACGCAGATTAACTCTCTACCCTCCGGAAGAGCGCCAGCTGGCTGAGCTGCGTTATAAACTGGAAGGTAAGTTCAGTAGAGCAGAAAATAATCCAGAAGGACTTGAAGCTGCAAAATACGGCGTACTTCTGCATGCCATGGCAATAAAAGCAATTGTGAAAGAAGCCGAGGACAGCAGCGCAATATCTTACAGCCCGGACGTGTCCGACAGCACAGCAGCCATATGCCTCGACTATCTGGCACAAATGGGAATATGCGGCAGAAATCTGGCAGCTTTAATTCTCTGCCATCGAGCCCTCCCATTTTCACGGGTTAAAGAATGGTTCGCCTCCCAGCAGGACGAAACCGCCATAGCAGTTGCCGACCGCTTGCTGGTCGTGAATCCCGGAGACGTCCCGGAACGGATCAAGTTCGCGCGATCGCAGCTGGACAAGGTCTCAGAGCTCTCTATTCTAGAATCAATGAGTTTTTTTAGCAGAAACGGGACTCGTAAAGGCGAACTCTCCCTGCATACGCTGGGAAAATTTATGACCGGGAACTATGGTAAAACCTGTCGCGAAAAATTACACAACCCGGACAGCCTCGAAGAGATATCGTCCTGTACTGAGACAATGCCTCCTTACCCGGACAGGGAAATTGTCAAAGATATTTCTTTCCACCTGAAAACAATGGACCCGATCATCATGGAGAAGGTCCTGAGGGCTGTAGAAAGACTTGCGGATGAAATTGATGATGACCTGCTGAAGGAAATAATGCCCCTTGCTAAATCTCCTTCACTGCCGCTTGCCAAAGCCGGCATGGATATCATGGTCAAATTCGGCGGCACAAAACGTGGACGTATATTCGTTCAGCTTTTTAATGAAGCCCCGAAATTAAGGGCAGAATTGATAAACAGGGTTCCCCTGCTCAATAGTGACAGTTTTGCCAGATTCATGAAAGAGATACCGAGCACATTTCATGTACCTGTTCTGGCTGTTTTATTCTCCACCATAAGTGAAGAAGATCCACAATGCTTCGGAAATATACTCAGCAATGTACTTAAGCAATCGCGCAGCAACAAAGCCGGCGGTCTCAAAGCTTTGCTGGTTCGGACAATGGAGACCGAAGCCTTTAATGAACCGCCACGGCCGGAAATGATTGCGGGAAAAAGCATTCCCGGAGTCGATTTTATAAAATCCGGCGGCCCGATTGTCCTTAACATTGAAAAAAAGGAACAAGAGAGTACCGGATTCAAACGTATTTTCGGCAAAAATGAAGTCCAATCCGACGGCCTACCGGACATATACACTGACGGACAGATCACCAATCAGCGGCTACACAAACTCAACAAGTGGAAAAGTATTTCACAAGGGCTGACATTCCAGAACTGCACCTTTGAGGCCTGCGAATTACGGGATGCTTTCATGGAAGAATGCTCCTTCAAAGGATGTGTTTTCGAAGCATGTTCATTTGCCGATGCCGTCTTTCTTGAAAGCAAATTCACTAACTGCACTTTCAAAAACAGCTCGCTGAATGGAAGTATTTTCTATGACTGCTCCCTGAAGGATTGCATATTCCAAAATTCCCACTTTGACTCTGCGGTTACTTTCCTTAGTGAGTTTAAAAGCTGCAGTTTCAAAACTGTCGCCACTCCTAAAGCATATTTTTGCCGCACCAGATTTTTGACCTGCCTATTTGATATCTGTGACTTCCGCGGAACATACTTCTACAAAGGAACAGTCAAGGCATGTGACTTCAACCTGTCCGATTTCAACAGCGCCCTATTCAAGGATTCAAGCGTAGCAGGCTCAAATTTCGAAGAATGCAGCATGAAAGAATGTCAGGCCATGAATGTTAAAACGAACTCCCCCGAACTGCTCAAATCCATGCAGCGCTATTTAGCCCACAGGCTAAACAAAAGGGAGAATCTGAAAAAACGTTCCATCGGATTTGGCAAAACAGATGAGTACAGCCGGGGGGTGCTCTATAAAGCAATTAAACGCTGGTTCGTTCTTAAGGACATTGAGAGAAACCAAACGCTGTTTACCGATAACAACAAACGCCGACTGGACTGGGCTGCCTCAAAACTGAATAAACGGGGACGTATATTTTTGCAGATACTTCCCGCCTTGCTGCACACAAATATTTTTGAAATTAAATCCGGAATGGACAGTAATGGCAGTGAAGCAAAAATCAGCAACTATGAAATAACCTCACAAACAGCCGAACTATTGGAAAATGTTTTCCCCGAATTAAAATATGAAGAGAGCAGGATCGGTGCCATACCTATTGAAGCCTTTATGTCCATAGGCAGCACTGGAACAATTGCCCAGACCGCTGACTCCGACCTTGACAGCTGGGTCTGCTGCGATTTCAGGGGAATATCTTCTGATAGGCGGGAAAAACTGAATGAAAAGCTGCAAAAAATAGAAGAATGGGCCCAGGAAGAATTCGCGCTGGAAATTCACTTCTTCACCATGGATGTCCGTGAAGTGCGCAACAACCAATTTGGTCTAAGCGATGAAGAAAGTTCCGGTTCAGCCCAAAGCGCCATTCTTAAAGAAGAATTTTACCGAACAGCTCTGCTGCTGGCCGGAAAACCTCCCCTGTGGTGGTTTTCCCCGCCTGAGGCAGACGACAGGACATATGAGAACTGCAGGAAAAGGATAAGGCTGCTCAAGGGGAAAAGCTTCTGCGTTGACCTCGGCAATATTCCGAACATTCCTATGGAAGAATTCTTTGGCGCATCTCTCTGGCAGATTGTCAAAGGAATAAAAAGTCCATTCAAGGCTATCATGAAATTCGGATTATTGGAGCTTTACACTTCAGACAGCAAATATTCTCTCCTATGTGAAAAATTAAAAAAAAATGTCCAGCAAGGCTCCCGCTCAATCTTCAGCACAGACCCGTATATGCTTCTGTATCAAGAGCTGGCTGAATTTTATACCAAACGCGATCAGGATGAAAAAGCATGGCTCACAGCCATGGCTCTGCGTTTAAAATGCGGTCTCGTAGGGGAAAACAAAGTTGAAAAAGATTCTGCAAGACCTGAAGACATTGAACTGGTAGAATTCAATGTCAATCTTTCCCAAAAGAGTCCACAAGGAATGATTGATGGTTTCAATAACCTGAGCGATTTCAGTTCAGTGACAGAACTGGGTAAACAGATCAACCAGTTCATGGTCAATACCTACATGAAAGTACGCGGAGAACAGGAAAAATTTCCCGGCGTTGCAATTACTCCTGAAGACCTTACCAGACTCGGCAGAGTCATCTTTTCCGCTTTTGCCAGACGCAAGGACAAAATTTTACGTCTTTCCCTGCCCGGACCCAAAACCCATTTTTTCAACACCATAATCATATCCCGCTCCGAAAATGAGATAACATGGCATCTTCAGGGAGAATATATGGATGAATCCGGGTCCAGAAAGATACAAACCAAAATCGAGTCAGGAAAAGACCTTAACTTCATGCTGGTATGGCTTGCCCTCAACAGACTGTACAACCGCGAGATGCAGATCAAGACTGATATCAGTTCAGGACCGTTGCGCGAAAGAGAAGTAAAAAAACTCATCCAGGATCTTATGGTTTTCTTTCCGGAAAAAGACACTTTCAATATTCGCATCGAAGAAACTCTTAATACGGAGCGCATAACAAAAGGGTTCTTCATTGTTAACCTCTGTATACCACCGGAAAACAAGAGAATTCAGGAAGTACACTTTGTATACAGTACAAATTGGGGTGAGGTTTTCTGCAAACAGCTGAAGGTGAACCGGAAACTGATTGAGACCCCGGAGCAATATCTGAAAGATGACATGGGATCACTTTACCACGGTGAGATTGAGCTGGGCCAGTTTCTGCCAAGTCATGCCGAATGCCCCTTCCTTAAAATTCCGGTCAGGTTAGGACATTAA
- the rlmD gene encoding 23S rRNA (uracil(1939)-C(5))-methyltransferase RlmD, translated as MPNENKPINKGDIVETEIESLAFGGKGIGRYEGLTLFVEGVVPGQTVRCEITKLKKRFAEARCIEIVTHAKDEQTPLCEHFGTCGGCLHQDIKYTAQAYWKGRQVCETLQRIGKIAEETPGMGNEAHPSPLEYGYRNKMEFSFHGIGDSLKLGFKRRGSETDVLNIHSCPLLPEPCADIPALVRDYCASTGVGTYRHNKGGYWRKLVVRYSHSNGEIMIHLLTGPAKSHHTIKGLAKLLSDHLPQLKSFVHSTRKGRADLATGERLISLTGKEFITETLTRSDGTEVSYRITPNSFFQTNSKGAEILYRKSVELAAPKADDVVWDLFCGSGGIGMFMAKDVGEMIGIEVSEESVRSAKENARLNGLENTIYIVGNLASAKGLPEDLPRPDMVIVDPPRSGVPDPSLQRLIELEPDRILYISCNPSTLARDVEKIGGNYKLERFAAVDMFPHTSHIESVALLTKTV; from the coding sequence ATGCCTAATGAAAACAAACCCATCAATAAGGGTGATATAGTTGAAACTGAAATCGAATCACTGGCCTTCGGCGGCAAAGGGATAGGCCGCTATGAAGGACTGACCCTCTTTGTTGAAGGAGTCGTTCCGGGCCAGACTGTGCGCTGCGAGATCACCAAACTAAAAAAACGCTTTGCAGAAGCCCGCTGCATAGAAATTGTTACCCATGCGAAAGACGAACAGACTCCGCTTTGTGAACACTTCGGCACCTGCGGCGGCTGCCTGCATCAGGATATAAAATACACAGCGCAAGCATACTGGAAAGGTCGGCAGGTTTGTGAAACCCTACAGCGAATAGGCAAAATTGCCGAAGAGACTCCAGGCATGGGTAATGAAGCCCATCCATCACCTTTGGAGTACGGATACCGCAACAAGATGGAATTTTCCTTTCACGGCATCGGTGATTCACTCAAACTCGGTTTTAAACGACGCGGCTCGGAAACCGATGTGTTGAACATTCACAGCTGTCCCCTGCTCCCTGAGCCGTGCGCTGATATCCCGGCCTTAGTCCGCGACTACTGTGCCAGCACCGGAGTCGGAACCTACCGCCATAATAAGGGTGGATACTGGCGCAAGTTGGTGGTCCGCTACTCCCACAGCAATGGGGAGATTATGATCCATCTGCTCACCGGACCTGCCAAATCTCATCATACAATAAAGGGGCTGGCCAAACTTCTTTCCGACCATCTGCCTCAGCTGAAAAGCTTTGTTCACTCTACACGTAAAGGGCGTGCGGACCTTGCCACCGGAGAACGGCTTATTTCATTGACCGGAAAGGAATTCATTACCGAAACCTTGACCCGCAGCGACGGGACGGAAGTCAGCTACCGGATTACTCCAAACTCGTTTTTCCAGACCAATTCAAAAGGCGCGGAAATTCTTTACCGCAAAAGTGTTGAGCTGGCTGCCCCCAAAGCAGATGATGTTGTATGGGATCTTTTCTGCGGCTCCGGGGGTATCGGAATGTTCATGGCAAAGGATGTGGGCGAAATGATCGGGATTGAAGTCTCGGAAGAATCCGTGCGCTCAGCAAAAGAGAATGCCAGACTTAACGGATTGGAAAACACCATCTACATAGTCGGCAACCTCGCCTCGGCCAAAGGGCTGCCTGAGGATCTGCCACGCCCGGATATGGTAATTGTCGACCCGCCGCGTTCCGGTGTTCCAGATCCATCATTGCAAAGGCTTATTGAACTGGAACCGGATAGAATTCTATACATTTCATGCAACCCCTCAACACTTGCCCGTGATGTGGAAAAAATAGGCGGGAACTACAAGCTGGAGCGCTTTGCCGCCGTAGATATGTTTCCGCATACGTCGCATATTGAATCCGTCGCTCTGTTGACGAAAACGGTCTAA
- a CDS encoding septal ring lytic transglycosylase RlpA family protein encodes MIKKIFLVLVLMLFFTAPSFAQNGTSDKNAEAVILTDPIVIPADYREEGMASWYGEKFQGKLTASGEPYDMEKMTAAHNYLPLGVKVTVTNLSNKKKVTVIINDRGPFVPDRILDLSRAAAQELGFIDSGKAKVLIEPYRPEPDPLPVVVPAAAKAQRNIYGAFYIQAGAYKVKANADRLIERLSKAGFNNTRIVRVVTDSAQIFKVQLGMYKTLANARKAHMSLGKGFPGTFVLADVIQD; translated from the coding sequence ATGATCAAAAAGATATTTTTAGTTCTGGTTTTGATGCTGTTTTTTACAGCACCTTCTTTTGCGCAGAACGGAACTTCAGATAAGAACGCGGAAGCCGTTATTTTAACAGATCCGATTGTAATTCCAGCTGATTACCGTGAAGAAGGCATGGCCTCATGGTATGGCGAAAAGTTTCAGGGTAAGCTCACCGCCAGTGGTGAACCGTATGACATGGAAAAAATGACCGCAGCTCATAACTACCTGCCGCTCGGTGTGAAAGTCACAGTTACCAATCTCAGCAATAAAAAAAAAGTTACCGTGATCATTAATGATCGAGGGCCATTTGTTCCTGATCGTATTCTTGATCTCTCTCGCGCCGCAGCACAGGAACTTGGTTTTATAGATTCCGGTAAGGCAAAGGTTCTTATTGAGCCTTATCGCCCGGAACCTGATCCCCTGCCTGTCGTAGTCCCCGCCGCTGCCAAAGCACAAAGAAATATCTATGGTGCTTTCTACATTCAGGCCGGAGCCTACAAGGTAAAAGCTAATGCCGACCGCCTGATTGAACGTTTGAGCAAGGCCGGGTTCAATAACACCCGTATTGTCCGGGTGGTAACCGATAGTGCCCAGATTTTTAAGGTCCAGTTGGGTATGTATAAAACCTTAGCCAATGCCCGCAAAGCACATATGTCTTTAGGTAAAGGTTTTCCGGGTACTTTTGTTCTGGCGGATGTGATTCAGGATTAG
- a CDS encoding CBS domain-containing protein, with translation MLLRKRAWDIMNEDFSTIEESASLAEAVRALRDSMKENPDNHVIVVKKKNGSLRGVASIWTMLKAVEDMVLKDEDLSLTEEADWDRAFKRAGTACCSEGLDGYIEEDVAILKPTDPMLVVLEIFRKKKRTWALVQEGGNIIGVVLLSDVYREVTSDLVQQF, from the coding sequence ATGCTGCTGAGAAAACGTGCATGGGATATAATGAATGAAGATTTTTCCACTATTGAAGAATCCGCAAGTCTTGCCGAAGCTGTGCGCGCACTGCGCGACAGCATGAAGGAAAATCCGGACAACCACGTTATAGTGGTAAAAAAGAAAAACGGCTCCCTGCGCGGTGTTGCCTCCATCTGGACCATGCTCAAAGCAGTGGAAGACATGGTGCTCAAAGATGAGGATCTAAGCCTGACCGAGGAAGCGGATTGGGATCGCGCATTCAAACGGGCAGGAACAGCCTGCTGCTCTGAAGGACTCGACGGATACATAGAAGAAGATGTTGCCATCCTTAAACCAACTGACCCTATGCTGGTCGTGCTGGAAATTTTTCGTAAAAAGAAACGCACTTGGGCACTGGTGCAAGAAGGCGGGAATATCATCGGAGTAGTTCTGCTGAGTGACGTATACCGCGAAGTGACCAGCGATCTGGTTCAGCAATTTTAA
- the mraZ gene encoding division/cell wall cluster transcriptional repressor MraZ yields the protein MKFRGHAHRSMDAKGRLMLTPEYRDQVYADSPKGCVTLTIFEGNIVGFTPPDWAILEEKLTSIKSPSRKLRNFIRIIISGSEEVHLDKQGRITIPSYLRKSGKLDKDVVLAGVGDRFEIWDKREYEALLEQDFDDVSDELAECGVELPF from the coding sequence ATGAAGTTTAGAGGTCACGCACATAGAAGCATGGATGCCAAAGGCAGACTGATGCTTACGCCTGAGTACCGGGATCAAGTATACGCTGATTCCCCGAAAGGCTGCGTGACGCTGACTATTTTCGAAGGAAACATAGTCGGATTCACACCACCGGACTGGGCTATACTTGAAGAAAAGCTCACCAGCATCAAGAGCCCCAGCCGGAAACTCAGAAATTTCATCCGAATAATCATTTCAGGTTCCGAAGAAGTTCACCTTGATAAACAAGGTCGAATCACCATTCCTTCCTATCTGCGGAAAAGCGGCAAGCTGGACAAGGACGTAGTCCTTGCCGGAGTCGGCGACAGATTCGAGATCTGGGACAAGCGTGAATACGAAGCACTGCTTGAACAGGATTTTGATGATGTGTCAGATGAATTGGCAGAATGCGGAGTAGAACTCCCTTTCTAG
- a CDS encoding FxsA family protein, whose protein sequence is MFAKIFLGFVLIPLIDLYILVQIGSKIGTLNAIALCLLTAFVGAALAKSQGVATMQKVQENLNKGIMPAEDILDAVLIFLAGLVLLTPGFMTDIFGLLILFPVTRGYFKRILRSQFENMKNNPNIHVVHHNSEFTAWTNQEQPKRRIDHDVIDVEVEAKKEDKPLQ, encoded by the coding sequence ATGTTTGCTAAGATTTTTCTGGGTTTTGTCCTTATTCCCCTGATCGATCTCTACATTCTGGTACAGATCGGTTCCAAAATCGGGACCCTTAACGCCATTGCTCTCTGTCTGCTGACTGCGTTTGTGGGTGCAGCACTTGCCAAATCCCAGGGTGTTGCCACCATGCAAAAGGTTCAGGAAAACCTGAATAAAGGCATCATGCCCGCAGAGGACATCCTTGACGCGGTACTGATTTTTCTTGCCGGTCTCGTCCTGCTGACCCCCGGATTCATGACCGATATCTTCGGACTGCTCATTCTTTTCCCTGTCACCAGAGGCTACTTTAAACGCATACTCAGATCCCAGTTTGAAAATATGAAGAACAACCCCAACATCCACGTTGTCCACCACAATTCAGAATTTACAGCCTGGACCAATCAGGAACAGCCCAAAAGACGTATTGACCACGATGTCATTGATGTTGAAGTAGAAGCCAAAAAAGAAGATAAACCGCTCCAGTAG
- a CDS encoding HD domain-containing protein — MPIIRKSLLQLIFSGSFMKRWNDKLRPMEMVEVDKQAHKMIAAWILFVLNQDQLSQRERIRLGDDIVEGGIFEYLFRMVITDIKPPVFYRIKENPEHYRKLSKWVLKQLRPRLMPLGRDFWERLTEYHLNPDETSLARQLLDASHMYASYSEFKLLKHLNQMDDELAGIEQNFIDRLESYSNLSGVNELLHSEANALGRFADLCGRLRFQTRWSQTPRVPETSVLGHVFIVATFAWFFSLEKGSCSARRQNNFFTGLFHDIPELLTRDIISPVKKSDPTIGELIREYEEQEMERRIMSPLKENGYGQIADRLGYFLGVDTGSEFDAAALIGGSAKKISTEELDARYNDDSYDPKDGELLKLCDHLAAFMEAYNAMQNGITSPHLHQAYWRISQNYMENPVVAGIHVGPLLADFE, encoded by the coding sequence ATGCCAATTATCAGAAAAAGCCTGCTGCAATTGATTTTCTCCGGTTCATTCATGAAAAGGTGGAATGACAAACTCCGGCCAATGGAAATGGTCGAGGTAGATAAACAGGCCCACAAAATGATCGCAGCATGGATCCTATTTGTGCTCAATCAGGATCAGCTAAGCCAGCGTGAACGGATCAGGCTGGGGGATGATATAGTTGAAGGAGGTATATTCGAGTACCTTTTCCGCATGGTCATTACTGATATCAAACCACCTGTTTTCTACCGAATCAAAGAAAATCCCGAACATTACCGCAAGCTGTCCAAATGGGTTCTTAAACAATTGCGCCCCAGACTCATGCCTCTGGGCAGGGATTTCTGGGAACGGCTGACAGAATACCACCTCAATCCCGACGAAACATCTCTCGCCCGGCAACTGCTTGATGCCTCGCACATGTACGCCAGCTATTCTGAATTTAAACTTCTTAAGCACCTCAACCAGATGGATGACGAGCTTGCCGGAATAGAACAAAACTTCATTGACAGGCTGGAAAGCTATTCAAATCTTTCCGGGGTGAACGAACTTCTGCACTCCGAAGCAAACGCCCTCGGAAGATTTGCTGATCTCTGCGGCCGCCTGCGTTTTCAGACCCGCTGGTCACAGACACCGCGTGTTCCCGAAACGTCTGTGCTAGGGCATGTCTTCATCGTAGCAACCTTTGCATGGTTCTTCAGCCTTGAGAAAGGGTCATGTTCTGCCAGAAGGCAGAACAACTTTTTCACCGGATTGTTTCACGACATCCCGGAACTGCTGACCCGCGATATCATATCCCCGGTCAAGAAATCAGACCCCACCATCGGTGAACTTATCCGCGAATATGAAGAGCAGGAAATGGAAAGACGGATAATGTCCCCGCTGAAAGAAAACGGATACGGGCAGATTGCAGACCGATTAGGTTATTTCCTCGGAGTTGATACAGGCTCGGAATTTGACGCGGCAGCCCTTATCGGAGGATCAGCCAAGAAAATATCCACTGAAGAACTTGATGCCCGCTACAATGATGATTCCTATGACCCCAAGGATGGAGAGCTGCTCAAACTCTGCGATCACCTCGCAGCCTTTATGGAAGCTTATAACGCCATGCAGAACGGTATAACCTCACCGCACCTGCATCAGGCTTACTGGCGGATCAGCCAGAACTATATGGAAAATCCGGTGGTCGCCGGAATTCATGTTGGACCTCTGCTGGCTGACTTTGAATAA
- a CDS encoding HD domain-containing phosphohydrolase, with protein MHAKGRMDVPDGLNEEYYQISPDILQSFNKFRPPLDIFMFNEDVARISAFYTVGGRLSKDEIEQLAGMVKEGLIFVSRKDHPVYVKHIAYQLDLVLIDRNLKESEIADIFIEALTMRMSEFLDQPVAAVMDKLWSDLMVLTEYLWNDPYRIKALTKRLHKEHTLGQHSVNCGVLALMIYIRMKGDGIASSAITRTHFNRLTAGFFLHDMGMSKIPLFIREKPKPLTTDERQKVDKHPMLGYEMLAKLDLKYKEIEACVIEHHERLNGKGYPQKKSGRDISQLGRIIAAVDSYCAMITKRPFAEAIDPFKAAADISQDKGYDPEVTKNIQAWALTLKK; from the coding sequence ATGCATGCAAAAGGTAGAATGGATGTTCCAGATGGATTGAATGAGGAATATTATCAGATCAGTCCTGATATTCTCCAGAGTTTCAATAAGTTCCGACCTCCGTTGGATATTTTCATGTTCAATGAAGACGTTGCCCGCATTTCAGCATTTTATACGGTGGGTGGGAGACTAAGCAAGGATGAGATTGAACAGCTGGCCGGGATGGTTAAAGAGGGATTGATTTTCGTCTCCCGTAAGGACCACCCTGTATACGTCAAACATATTGCCTATCAGCTTGATCTTGTCCTGATCGACCGCAACCTTAAAGAAAGTGAAATAGCTGATATTTTTATTGAAGCACTGACCATGCGCATGAGTGAATTCCTTGACCAGCCTGTGGCTGCGGTTATGGATAAGCTATGGTCGGATCTCATGGTTCTGACTGAATATCTATGGAACGACCCATACCGCATAAAGGCTCTTACCAAGAGACTCCACAAGGAACACACCCTCGGGCAGCATAGTGTAAACTGTGGCGTGCTGGCTTTGATGATCTACATTCGTATGAAAGGGGACGGCATTGCCAGTTCAGCTATAACCCGCACCCACTTCAACAGGCTTACCGCCGGTTTTTTCCTGCACGATATGGGCATGAGCAAGATTCCTCTGTTTATCCGGGAGAAACCAAAGCCGCTGACAACCGACGAGCGGCAAAAGGTCGATAAGCATCCCATGCTTGGTTATGAGATGCTTGCCAAGCTTGACCTCAAATACAAGGAAATTGAGGCTTGCGTGATTGAGCATCATGAAAGGCTGAACGGCAAGGGGTATCCACAAAAAAAATCCGGGCGGGATATTTCGCAACTGGGTAGAATTATCGCAGCGGTTGATTCCTACTGCGCTATGATCACCAAACGGCCTTTTGCAGAAGCCATCGATCCTTTCAAGGCAGCAGCGGATATTTCTCAGGATAAGGGTTATGACCCGGAAGTTACCAAGAATATCCAGGCATGGGCTCTGACCTTAAAGAAATAA
- a CDS encoding sulfite exporter TauE/SafE family protein translates to MSPFLLVPIIFLFAGFIQGLTGFGQALLAMPLLAFVMDIKLAVPVCTLCGLVINTNMTFSLRKKLERTKIMPLIIGSIPGSIFGTMMLKELNGDYIRLFLGCLITAFASYSLFGKPIKLHLSNKYGYFSGFLTGSIGAAVSAGGPPSIIYASIQGWNKDTIKATLVSFFLFSGSLAASGHLLSGLTTFYALKLVLASVLPILAGTYLGSKLSCCISEEFYRRIIMTLLVFMGLMLIFQNV, encoded by the coding sequence ATGTCCCCTTTCCTGCTTGTACCCATTATTTTCCTTTTCGCCGGATTCATTCAAGGCTTGACCGGATTCGGACAGGCACTGCTTGCTATGCCGCTACTGGCTTTTGTTATGGACATTAAGCTGGCGGTTCCGGTCTGCACCCTTTGCGGACTGGTTATTAACACGAACATGACGTTCTCGCTGCGCAAAAAACTTGAGCGCACCAAAATCATGCCCCTGATCATCGGCAGCATCCCCGGTTCAATTTTCGGGACCATGATGCTCAAGGAATTGAACGGTGATTATATCAGGCTTTTTCTAGGTTGTCTGATTACCGCTTTCGCCTCCTATTCACTGTTCGGTAAGCCGATAAAACTGCACTTGAGTAATAAATATGGCTACTTCTCAGGTTTCCTAACCGGATCAATTGGCGCAGCAGTCAGCGCGGGCGGTCCGCCAAGCATTATCTACGCATCAATTCAGGGCTGGAATAAAGATACCATTAAGGCCACACTGGTCAGTTTCTTCCTCTTTTCCGGTAGTCTGGCAGCATCAGGCCATCTGCTTAGCGGACTGACAACTTTTTACGCTTTAAAGCTGGTTCTGGCCTCAGTTCTGCCCATTTTGGCAGGGACGTATCTCGGCAGCAAACTCTCCTGCTGTATTTCAGAGGAATTTTACCGCAGAATCATTATGACTCTGCTTGTCTTCATGGGATTAATGCTTATATTCCAGAACGTCTAA